From the Yoonia rosea genome, the window CGCTTGGTTGATGTGCTGGTCCCGCAAGAGGCCATGACCGTGATGTCTGGCCTAGATGAGCGCCCCCTGCTGACGCTGAACCGCGTCGGCGAGGGACGTGTGGCGCTGATGGCCTCGGATCATTCGTGGCTGTGGGATCGGGGCTATGAAGGTGGTGGACCACAGCTTGAACTGCTGCGGCGTCTGGCCCACTGGATGATGAAAGAACCCGAGCTTGAAGAAGAGGCGCTTTGGGTCGAACCCGCAGGGCAAACGATGCGCATCATCCGGCGCACGCTTGATCTGGATACCGGAGATGTCGTCGTCACCCATCCTGACGGGACCGAAACAACACTGCGGCTGGAAGAGGTGTCACCTGGCCGGTTTGAAACGCTGTGGAACGCGCCGGAAATCGGTCTCTACCGTCTGGACGATCGCGAAGAGACCGCCGTGATCGCCCTTGGCCCATCTGCCCCGCGCGAGTTTGAACAAACCATCGCCGATAGCACATTGCTGGCCCCGCTGATCGAGAGCACACGGGGCGGCATCATGCCGATCTCGGCCGGTGATATTGATATCCGCAGCGTGCGCGAAGGACGGCCTGCCGCCGGACGGGGCTGGATCGGGATCACTCCGCGCGAAGCCTTCCGGACCGCCGAAATCAGCATCACACCGCTCTTGCCGGCTTGGGCGTTCCTGCTTCTCGCTTCACTGTTGATGGTCGGCGCGTGGCTCAGAGAGGGGCGGCGCTAGGGTTATGTTTTCGACGGTGCTGAAACTGGCTGGCGCAATTATCCTCGTCTTGGTCACCCTAGTCGGCTGCCAGACGTTGCGTCATTCGGGTATCACACCGCTGCAAGACCCTGCACCGGACACGCTTCGGGTTGCGACATATAACGTCCATTACATTATCCTGTCGCGTGACACCGGCGCGTGGTCTTTGGCGGACTGGGACAGGCGCAAGACGCCGCTTGATCTGGCCTTCAAAGAAATGAACGCCGATGTAATCGGGTTTCAGGAAATGGAGAGCTTTGGCGGAGGTAATCAGGCCGACATCAACCTGACGCTGGATTGGTTGCTCCAGAATAATCCAGACTTTGCCGCCGCTGCTGTTGGTGATCCGTCAGTCTTTCCCTCTACCCAACCGATCCTGTATCGCAACGATCGTCTGCGGTTGCTTGATCAAGGCTGGTTCTTCTTTTCTGATACGCCAGACGTCATCTATTCACGCACCTTTAACGGCTCCTATCCTGCGTTCACCTCTTGGGCACAGTTTCGCGATCTTGCGACGGATGAGGTGTTTCGCGTCATCAATCTTCATACCGACTTTGGCAGCCGGTCCAACCGGATGCAGTCTGTCGAACTGGTCGCCGAACGGATCGCACCGTGGATTGCAGCCGAAGAAACCCTGTTTGTTGTGGGCGACTTCAATGCGCGCTTTGGCGACCCTGTGTTGGATGTTCTGGAAGAAACAGGCCTGGAATTTGCGCCTGTCGAAGGCGCCACCTATCATCTCAACTGGGGACTGAACCTTTTTGCAGCGATCGACCACATCGCGCATATTGGCGATGCCAGCCTTGCGACGGAACCCGTGGTCTTGCGGCAAAAGTTTGCTGGCGAATGGCCAACAGACCATTATCCGGTGATTGCGGACTACCGGTTGGGCGGGGCGCAGTCGCGGCGCTAGTTACCCAAGACAACCTCGAACAGATCGTCGGACCACCCATCCACATTGCAGCGCGCACGGACATATACCACCGTCGCCCCTTGCGGAATGATGACGCCTGACAAGGCACGCGTGAAGGGCTGTTCAGTCACATGCGGGTGCAGCAATTCGCGGATACCAAGACTGTTGCCATCAGCATCCAGCACCTCCCATGCGTCGGCATAATGATCCCAGCCCGTGTCCGGATGCGCGAGCGTGACACTAAAGCGGTCCCCGCTGACAGTGACGTTTTCTATCACAGGGCTATCGGCAAGCGCAGGTCCCGTGATGAGCGCGAAGAGGAATGAATACTTCATGCATCATCTTGTAGCAGGATCTGGCGCGGCAGGGATGCAAATTCCCGTGACCACACAATCCAGACCACAGCAACCGTGGCGATGATCAATGCAACCGCCCCCAACAGCCAGGCCAATGCACCCAAGGCGAAATACATCGTGCGTAGCCCGCGATTGAAGTTCATCGCCGCCCGAATGTTCAACTCTGCCGCCTGCGCCGCACGCGGATAGGCCAGCGGATGGTCAGGGTCATTCGGGACTGACGCCATAAGAACGGCGCAATAGCCAAAGATGCGATTAGACCAGACGAATTTCAGGAACGCATTGGTCAAGAACAACGCCACCAACGCCAGTTTGATCTGAAAGATCAAAACAGGCACAGCCATATCTGTCACTTCAGCAGCCACGCCACGCAAAGGCTCGGTATTGCCAACCAGAGCAAGCACACCGCCGATGGACAGCAGGCAGCTCGATGCAAAAAACGCAGTGCCTTGGCGCAAGCTGCCCAAAATCTGGCTGTCAAAGATACGCGGGTCGCGGGTGACCATCACCTTCATCCAGTCGCGCCTGCGCTCTGACATCAAAACGGTGACCGAAGGATGCTTTGCGCGCGGATGTTCGATCATCCAGCCAAGCAAGAGCCAAGACAGCACCAGAAGACCTGCTGCAGTCCAATCGAGTGCACTCAAAAGTGTCATGTGGTCCAGTATGCGCATCGAAAGAAACCTATCCTCTTGTCTTCAGCCTTGCTATATCTCAGAATTGGTAATATCTTTTTACCAATCATATGATCAGGGAGTCGCCTCATGCAAATGCCACAACCCAGCGCCAGCGTCATTGGCCGCAAAGATCATATTGTGGCACGGCTATCCGAGGTACTGCCCCGTGATGCTGTTATCTCGGATGAAAGTGAAACACGAGCCTATGAGTGTGACGCGCTGACGGCTTATAAGTGTCCGCCGCTTTGCGCCGTGCTCCCCGCCACTACCAAAGAAGTGTCGGATGTCTTGCGCATCTGTCACGAAATGGGCGTGCCCGTTGTCCCGCGCGGGTCGGGTACTTCGCTGGCCGGTGGCGCTCTGCCGACTGCCGATTGCGTGATCCTTGGCGTGGCCAAGATGAACGGCGTGATCGAAACCAATTACGATGACCGCTACATCCGCGTACAAACAGGGCGCACGAACCTGTCGGTGACCGGCGCAGTTGAGGCCGACGGGTTCTTTTACGCCCCCGACCCGTCCAGCCAGTTGGCCTGTGCCATTGCGGGCAATATCGCGATGAACTCCGGCGGTGCGCATTGTCTGAAATACGGTGTGACCACGAACAACCTGATGGGTGTGACGATGGTACTGATGGATGGCACCGTGGTCGAAATCGGTGGCGCGCATCTTGATGCGGGCGGGCTAGACCTTTTGGGTGTGATCTGCGGGTCCGAAGGCCAGCTTGGTGTTGTAACCGAGGCCACCTTGCGCATCCTGCACAAACCCGAAGGCGCGCGCCCTGTTCTGATGGGCTATGACAATTCCGAAGTGGCCGGACAGGTTGTCACCGATATCATCAAGGCCGGCATCCTGCCTGTCGCAATCGAATTCATGGACCGCCCCTGTATCGAAGCAACCGAAGCTTTCGCCAAAGCAGGCTATCCCATGTGCGAGGCGCTTTTGATTGTCGAGGTCGAAGGATCAGACGCGGAAATCGACGCGCAACTCAAACTGATCATGGAGATCGCCAGCAAACATAACCCCGTTGAATTGCGCGAAGCCAAAGATGCAGATGAGGCAGGCCGCATCTGGCTTGGCCGTAAATCCGCCTTTGGCGCGATGGGGCAAATCAACGATTACATGTGCCTTGATGGTACGATCCCTGTCTCGTCGCTGCCTTTCGTGTTGAAACGCATTGGCGAGATGTCGAAGGAATTCGGCCTTGATGTTGGCAATGTCTTTCACGCAGGCGATGGCAATATGCACCCGCTCATCCTGTTCGATGCCAACAAACCCGGCGATCTTGAGCTTTGTGAGGAATTCGGCGCTGAAATTCTGAAACTCTGCGTCGAAGTGGGCGGTTGCCTGACAGGCGAACACGGTGTGGGCATCGAAAAGCGTGATCTGATGAATGTGCAATTCGCCCCTGCCGATCTAGAGGCGCAGATGTGGGTCAAAGACATCTTTGATCCCGCATGGCTGTTGAACGCCGCCAAAGTGTTTCCGCTGGATACATCACAACCCCGCCGCGCGGCCTAACACGTTCAGATCATAAGTAGAGTATCATGCAGCCCAAAACCGAAGAAGACCTGTCCCAGATGATCATAGGGGCCAATGGCCCCTTGCGGATCACCGGCGGCGGCACACGCCCCATCGGACATTGCGATGGCGTAGAGCTCAGCACCGCCGCCCTGCGTGGCATCAGCCTTTATGAACCGGGCGCTTTGACAATTGTTGCTGGCGCAGGCACGCCGATTGCCGAGATTGAAGAAACCCTTGCAGCCGAAAACCAGCGCCTTGCGTTTGAACCAATGGATCACCGCGCGCTTTTGGGGACCAAAGGCACGCCAACGCTGGGCGGCATGGCCGCTGCCAATGTATCAGGGCCGCGCCGCATTTCGGTGGGTGCCTGCCGCGATTTCATGCTGGGCGTGCGCTTTGTTGACGGCCAAGGCACAATCATCAAAAACGGCGGCCGCGTCATGAAGAACGTCACAGGCTATGATCTGGTCAAGCTGTTGGCGGGTTCTTACGGCACTTTGGGCGTGCTGACCGAAGTGTCGCTCAAGGTGCTGCCAAATGTCGAAACCACCGCGACACTACGTCTGCATGGGCTGACAGACAGACAAGCGGTACAGGCGCTGTCAGCGGCACTGGGGTCTCCTTTTGAGGCGACAGGGGCTGCGCATTTACCCAAAGGACCCGATGGCGAACCGGTAACGATGCTGCGTATTGAAGGGTTTGAGACCTCGGTCAACTATCGTGCCGGCAAGCTGCAGGAGTTGCTTAAACCCTACGGCGCTGTTGATGTGGCAATGGGTGACACGGATGCGTGGACGGCGGTTCGCGATGTGACCGCTTTCGCCGATCAACCGGGCAATGTCTGGCGCATTTCGGCCAAACCCTCTGCCGCGCCGGACTTAGTGGCCAAACTGGACGCAACAGCTGTGCAATACGACTGGGGCGGCGGATTGATCTGGGCGCTGGCCGATGAAGGCCGCGACCTGCGCGCAGCCTTGGGCGATTTCGACGGTCACGCCACGCTGATCCGCGGTCATGCCGATGTACCGGCCTTTCACCCCGAAGTGCCTGCGCTTGCCACGCTCACCAAAGGCCTGCGCGCCAAATTCGACCCACGCGGCATTCTGAACCACGGGATCATGACCTGATGCAAACCACATTCACCCCCGAACAGCTGACCGATCCCGCGATCAAGCGCTCCAACGAAATCCTGCGCTCTTGCGTCCACTGCGGGTTTTGCACCGCGACTTGCCCGACCTATCAGGTGCTGGGTGATGAACTCGACAGCCCGCGCGGACGAATTTATCTGATCAAGGATATGCTCGAGAATGAGCGCAAGCCCGATGCAAAGACCGTCAAGCACATCGATCGCTGTCTGTCTTGCCTTGCTTGTATGACAACCTGTCCGTCGGGTGTGCATTACATGCATCTTGTCGATCATGCGCGTGCCTATATCGAGAAAAACTATGACCGCCCGTGGTCTGACCGGGCCTTGCGCTGGGTGCTGGCGCGTATTCTGCCCTATCCGATGCGCTTTCGTGTGGCCCTGTTGGGGGCAAAAATCGGACGCCCCTTTGCACGGCTGATGCCCGATGCGCGGCTGCGCGCGATGCTTGAAATGGCACCAAAGACGATCCCGCCCGTCAGTCGCAATGATGACCCGCAAACATTCCCCGCCAAGGACAAAAAGATGCGCGTGGCCTTGATGACGGGCTGTGCGCAAAAGGCGTTGAACACAGATATCAACGACGCAACAATCCGTCTGCTGACACGGCTCGGGGCCGAGGTCGTGGTGGCCGAAGGTGCGGGATGCTGTGGCGCGCTGACCCACCACATGGGCAAAGAAGACGAAAGCCACAGTGCGGCGGCCAAAAACATCCGCGCGTGGGTCAAGGAAATGGATAGTGACGGGCTTGATGCCATCGTGATCAATACGTCGGGCTGTGGCACGACGGTCAAGGATTACGGGCATATGTTCCGCAATGATCCGCTGGCCAAAGACGCCGCGCGCGTGTCCGCCATTGCTATGGATGTATCCGAGGTTCTGATGAAACTGGACCTGCCCCAAGGTGACGACAAAGGCACCAAGGTTGCCTATCACGCCGCCTGTTCACTGCAGCACGGCCAGCAGATCAAAACCTATCCCAAGGAATTGCTAAAAAAGGCCGGCTTTACCGTGCTGGAACCTGCCGACAGCCACCTTTGCTGTGGCTCGGCGGGGACTTACAACCTGATGCAGCCTGAAATCTCGAAGCAGCTGAAGGCGCGTAAAGTGCAGACCTTGGAGGCACTGACACCGGATATTATCTCTGCCGGTAATATTGGATGCATGATGCAGATCGGCAGCGGCACGGACGTGCCGATCGTGCATACGGTCGAGCTTCTGGATTGGGCGACAGGCGGACCGCAACCGCCAGCCCTGACCGCTCCTGGAAAAAAAGAACCCCAAGTGCCGATCTTGCGCTGATGTCATATTCCTGCCCTATCTATCAGTGACAAATATCTGATGATACGGACAGGCATGATACGGCATCTTCTCGTCTCAGTGATCCTCGGGGTCGCAACGACGCTTGCAGCGCAGGCGCAAGACGCAGGTCTTGTGACACTCCAGACGCGTCAGGATAGCCAAGGCTGGGAAGCCGTCGGGCGGCTTGATATCCGTGGCAAGGGGTTCTGTACGGCAGCATTGATCCGCGACCGCCTGATCCTGACAGCGGCACACTGCCTTTATGATCTGGATGGCTCTCTGGTGTCGCCGGAGCGTTTTTCTTTTCAGGCGGGGCTTCGTGACGGACGGGCACAGGCGACCCGTGCTGTGACCAGGGCCGTCGCACACCCCGACTATTCCCATAGCGGCGATGCAACAGATACCAGCGGTGTCGCCATTGATATCGCCGTTCTGGAACTGGACCGGCCAATCCGCAACACGCGCATCCTGCCTTATGCGATTGCCCAGCGCCCGATAACGGGGGATCAGGTTGGCGTTGTTTCCTACGGGCGCGGTCGCGAAGATGCACCAAGCCTGCAACAGGTCTGCGATGTGCTCGGACGGCAGACCGGTGTGATCGTGATGACCTGCGATGTGGAATACGGCTCAAGCGGGTCACCGGTATTCATGATGAACGATGGCGAGACACGGATTGCCTCGGTGGTTTCGGCCATGGCGCAAATCAACGGGCAGAAAGTATCGCTTGGCACCTCGCTCGAAGGGCCGCTGAATGTTTTGCTAAACCATTTTGCAACGCTTGGCCCCGCACGTAGCGGGGGTGTGCAACGGCTTATGCCGGGCGGCACACGCAACGATACGGGTGCAAAATTCGTCCAGCCCTGAGCCTCTTGAAAGCGAAAACATCCACCCCCACATAATCCGTATCGGGATGCCAATGATGGGTCCCGCACAACCGGCCTGTCCCCAATGGGAAGGTCAAAACATTGTTATCGCTTAAGAAAAGGATGACCCAAATGCGTGCATTTGATCTGACACCCCTCTACCGTGCCACCGTTGGCTTTGACCAAATCGCCGATCTGATGGATCGCGCCCTTACCAGTGATGTCGGCCAGAACACCTATCCCCCATACAACATCGAGAAAACCGATGATGACGCATGGCGTATCTCGATCGCCGTGGCCGGTTTTTCCGATGATGACCTCGCGATTGAGGTCAAAGACCGTGCACTTCTTGTCACAGGCCGCAAAGCCTCGGATGACAGCGAACGCAACTACCTGCACCGTGGCATTGCTACCCGCGCATTCGAACGTCGCTTCCATCTGGCCGACCACGTGCGCGTGACCGGTGCGAGCCATGAGAACGGCATGCTCAACATTGATCTGGTCCGCGAAGTGCCCGAGGCGCTGAAACCGCGCCGGATCGAGATTACGTCTGAAGCGAAGAAAGACGCCAATCTGGTTGAGGCAAAGTCGGTGAACTAAGCCGACAAGACACAATCACCGCGACGCGCTACCTTTACGGGTGGCGCGTTTTTTGTTTCGCGACCGCAATGTCAGCATCGAGCCCAAAGCGGACCTGATATGAGATGCGCCAACTAGCTGATTGGATGCAGCCCAGTACTAATGTAGAAACAAAGGCAAACTTGAACCTCGGTACCTTCGTGTAAGGAAACAAATTTGAGCATACCTCTAGATTTAAAATCCGCCGACTTCTTGGCGCTAAGACGAGAAAATCAGCACATACTTTCTAATCTCGCGAAAAATGGTTTAGACCTTTCAAGAGAGGTGGAAATCGAGTTTGAGTGCCAATTTTCAACTAAGTCCAAGGCAGTAGCGGCGAGAACTAAGATGCGCAGCTTGGGGTCATTGCCAGCAGAAGGCCTCTATATGATTGCACATCGCACCTCGGGCAAAGATCTTTGCAGCCTTCTTGTTTGTGTCCCAATGATTCCTGATGTTCAGCTTATCTCTGAGTTAGAAGCCCGACTTAGATTTGTTGGTGATCTGTGCGGTGGAAATGTTTCTGGATGGGAATTTCCAGAAGCATAGCTCGCCTAAAGTAAACGACTTTGCGAGCGGCAACAAAGTCCGCATAGCCGCCGCCCACTGTTGACAAAGCTGCGACCGAGAACAAGTGTTTAACATTCTCTGAGCACGAGAACACTGGAATATGGCTGGGCTTTTGCAACGGTAGCCAACGGCAGCTTCGTCTGCATAGCGGACATTCAAGACTCGCCCACCGATCCGTTTAATGCGCCTCGGCCCAGTTCGCACCCTGCCCTGCATCCACGGCCAGTTTCACGTCCAGTTTCGCCGCAGGATCGCTTGCGTTCTCCATCACGTCACGCGCGGCATCGATCAGATCACCAGCGGCCTCTTCATTGACCTCGAAAATCAGTTCATCGTGGACCTGTAGCAGCATCTTGGCGGGAAGCCCCTCGATCGCCGCAGGCATCCGGATCATCGCGCGCCGGATCACATCTGCCGCCGTGCCTTGGATCGGCGCGTTGATCGCGGCGCGTTTGGCAAAGCCCGCTTGCGGCCCTTTGGCGTTGATCT encodes:
- a CDS encoding trypsin-like serine peptidase, whose protein sequence is MIRHLLVSVILGVATTLAAQAQDAGLVTLQTRQDSQGWEAVGRLDIRGKGFCTAALIRDRLILTAAHCLYDLDGSLVSPERFSFQAGLRDGRAQATRAVTRAVAHPDYSHSGDATDTSGVAIDIAVLELDRPIRNTRILPYAIAQRPITGDQVGVVSYGRGREDAPSLQQVCDVLGRQTGVIVMTCDVEYGSSGSPVFMMNDGETRIASVVSAMAQINGQKVSLGTSLEGPLNVLLNHFATLGPARSGGVQRLMPGGTRNDTGAKFVQP
- a CDS encoding FAD-binding protein; translated protein: MQPKTEEDLSQMIIGANGPLRITGGGTRPIGHCDGVELSTAALRGISLYEPGALTIVAGAGTPIAEIEETLAAENQRLAFEPMDHRALLGTKGTPTLGGMAAANVSGPRRISVGACRDFMLGVRFVDGQGTIIKNGGRVMKNVTGYDLVKLLAGSYGTLGVLTEVSLKVLPNVETTATLRLHGLTDRQAVQALSAALGSPFEATGAAHLPKGPDGEPVTMLRIEGFETSVNYRAGKLQELLKPYGAVDVAMGDTDAWTAVRDVTAFADQPGNVWRISAKPSAAPDLVAKLDATAVQYDWGGGLIWALADEGRDLRAALGDFDGHATLIRGHADVPAFHPEVPALATLTKGLRAKFDPRGILNHGIMT
- a CDS encoding DUF599 domain-containing protein, which encodes MRILDHMTLLSALDWTAAGLLVLSWLLLGWMIEHPRAKHPSVTVLMSERRRDWMKVMVTRDPRIFDSQILGSLRQGTAFFASSCLLSIGGVLALVGNTEPLRGVAAEVTDMAVPVLIFQIKLALVALFLTNAFLKFVWSNRIFGYCAVLMASVPNDPDHPLAYPRAAQAAELNIRAAMNFNRGLRTMYFALGALAWLLGAVALIIATVAVVWIVWSREFASLPRQILLQDDA
- a CDS encoding FAD-linked oxidase C-terminal domain-containing protein, which gives rise to MQMPQPSASVIGRKDHIVARLSEVLPRDAVISDESETRAYECDALTAYKCPPLCAVLPATTKEVSDVLRICHEMGVPVVPRGSGTSLAGGALPTADCVILGVAKMNGVIETNYDDRYIRVQTGRTNLSVTGAVEADGFFYAPDPSSQLACAIAGNIAMNSGGAHCLKYGVTTNNLMGVTMVLMDGTVVEIGGAHLDAGGLDLLGVICGSEGQLGVVTEATLRILHKPEGARPVLMGYDNSEVAGQVVTDIIKAGILPVAIEFMDRPCIEATEAFAKAGYPMCEALLIVEVEGSDAEIDAQLKLIMEIASKHNPVELREAKDADEAGRIWLGRKSAFGAMGQINDYMCLDGTIPVSSLPFVLKRIGEMSKEFGLDVGNVFHAGDGNMHPLILFDANKPGDLELCEEFGAEILKLCVEVGGCLTGEHGVGIEKRDLMNVQFAPADLEAQMWVKDIFDPAWLLNAAKVFPLDTSQPRRAA
- a CDS encoding Hsp20 family protein; the encoded protein is MRAFDLTPLYRATVGFDQIADLMDRALTSDVGQNTYPPYNIEKTDDDAWRISIAVAGFSDDDLAIEVKDRALLVTGRKASDDSERNYLHRGIATRAFERRFHLADHVRVTGASHENGMLNIDLVREVPEALKPRRIEITSEAKKDANLVEAKSVN
- a CDS encoding endonuclease/exonuclease/phosphatase family protein, with the translated sequence MFSTVLKLAGAIILVLVTLVGCQTLRHSGITPLQDPAPDTLRVATYNVHYIILSRDTGAWSLADWDRRKTPLDLAFKEMNADVIGFQEMESFGGGNQADINLTLDWLLQNNPDFAAAAVGDPSVFPSTQPILYRNDRLRLLDQGWFFFSDTPDVIYSRTFNGSYPAFTSWAQFRDLATDEVFRVINLHTDFGSRSNRMQSVELVAERIAPWIAAEETLFVVGDFNARFGDPVLDVLEETGLEFAPVEGATYHLNWGLNLFAAIDHIAHIGDASLATEPVVLRQKFAGEWPTDHYPVIADYRLGGAQSRR
- a CDS encoding ribonuclease E inhibitor RraB gives rise to the protein MSIPLDLKSADFLALRRENQHILSNLAKNGLDLSREVEIEFECQFSTKSKAVAARTKMRSLGSLPAEGLYMIAHRTSGKDLCSLLVCVPMIPDVQLISELEARLRFVGDLCGGNVSGWEFPEA
- the glcF gene encoding glycolate oxidase subunit GlcF codes for the protein MQTTFTPEQLTDPAIKRSNEILRSCVHCGFCTATCPTYQVLGDELDSPRGRIYLIKDMLENERKPDAKTVKHIDRCLSCLACMTTCPSGVHYMHLVDHARAYIEKNYDRPWSDRALRWVLARILPYPMRFRVALLGAKIGRPFARLMPDARLRAMLEMAPKTIPPVSRNDDPQTFPAKDKKMRVALMTGCAQKALNTDINDATIRLLTRLGAEVVVAEGAGCCGALTHHMGKEDESHSAAAKNIRAWVKEMDSDGLDAIVINTSGCGTTVKDYGHMFRNDPLAKDAARVSAIAMDVSEVLMKLDLPQGDDKGTKVAYHAACSLQHGQQIKTYPKELLKKAGFTVLEPADSHLCCGSAGTYNLMQPEISKQLKARKVQTLEALTPDIISAGNIGCMMQIGSGTDVPIVHTVELLDWATGGPQPPALTAPGKKEPQVPILR